The segment GTGATAAAATCAACGCCCTAATGGAGCTCATTTTTGAAAAAGATGTCATATCATGTCCAAACCGGTCACAAATCAGTGTAATATTTCGAATAACTAAATGAGGAACTGAAAATAATTTTTGGTAGAGGAGTTATGCAGAAATTAAAAAGTGGTTAATTGGGTGTGGATCCATTTTTGCTTTGTTTTTGCTTCTGGGAGCCTGTGTGGCCGTCATCGGCGGCGGATTGGGTGGTACAGACACCCAGGCGGATCCATCGGCCAAAACAGAAGGAGATGCACCAAAGTCTCAGGAATCCAAAGAAAAGCCGAAAAAAGAAGAACCGAAAAAGGATAATGAAGTAACCAAAGCGGAATACGATCAAATCAAGAACGGCATGAGCTACCAGGAAGTCGTCAACATCATCGGTTTTGAAGGTGAGGAAAACAGTCAAAACGAGATCGGCGGAACAAAAACCATTATGTACACCTGGATGAACCCCGACGGCTCCAACATGAATGCGATGTTTCAAAATGATAAACTGGTGCAAAAAGCACAATTCGGACTGAAATAAGGAAAAGCCGGGAGGCGGAAACTCCCGGCTTTCTTTTCTCTCTGTCCCCTCTTTCGGGATGGCTTGCAA is part of the Kroppenstedtia eburnea genome and harbors:
- a CDS encoding DUF3862 domain-containing protein — translated: MFLLLGACVAVIGGGLGGTDTQADPSAKTEGDAPKSQESKEKPKKEEPKKDNEVTKAEYDQIKNGMSYQEVVNIIGFEGEENSQNEIGGTKTIMYTWMNPDGSNMNAMFQNDKLVQKAQFGLK